A region from the Oceanidesulfovibrio marinus genome encodes:
- a CDS encoding cobyric acid synthase, with translation MDQNRTNQGGTPALMFQGTCSNAGKSVLAAAFCRMLRQDGFRVAPFKAQNMSLNSFVTADGLEMGRAQVTQAQAAGLEPDVRMNPVLLKPSSDVGSQVIVMGKPVGTMRVGEYVRYKPTAFQAAQRAYDSLAAESDVIVLEGAGSPAEINLKAHDIVNMAMAQYAGAAVVLVGDIDRGGVFASLVGTMELLEPEERELVAGYVLNKFRGDASLLTPAYEFMQQRTGRTVLGVVPHSDALGLPEEDSVSFKSGLAPACARFADRKCADIAIAVADLPHISNFTDGDALAGEPDVSIYRARTPDELADADVILLPGSKNTLADLDWLQATGMAGAVTAAAARGVEIVGICGGFQMLGATIADPHGLESDRLSARGLGLLPVHTTMGRDKTLVRQSAVHLDTEEPVTGYEIHHGATALENDSASTDHESSGPAHTAFRTEDGAVLGYASRGGRVWGTYLHGVFDADAFRRRWLDTLRTRKNLAPIRTIVAPYDIEPALDRLADLVRQHVDWRSLYHRIGLR, from the coding sequence ATGGATCAGAATCGTACGAACCAGGGCGGAACTCCGGCCCTCATGTTTCAGGGAACCTGCTCCAACGCCGGCAAGTCCGTGCTGGCCGCGGCGTTCTGCCGCATGCTCCGGCAGGACGGCTTTCGCGTAGCGCCGTTCAAGGCGCAGAACATGTCGCTCAACTCCTTTGTGACGGCCGATGGTCTGGAGATGGGCCGCGCCCAGGTGACCCAGGCCCAGGCCGCCGGGCTGGAACCGGACGTGCGCATGAATCCCGTCCTGCTCAAGCCCTCGTCCGACGTGGGCTCGCAGGTGATCGTGATGGGCAAACCCGTGGGCACCATGCGCGTGGGCGAATATGTGCGCTACAAACCCACGGCGTTTCAGGCCGCGCAGCGGGCCTATGACTCCCTGGCCGCGGAGAGCGACGTCATCGTGCTGGAAGGGGCCGGCAGCCCGGCCGAGATCAACCTCAAGGCCCACGACATCGTGAACATGGCCATGGCCCAGTACGCCGGCGCGGCTGTGGTTCTGGTGGGGGACATCGACCGCGGCGGGGTGTTCGCCTCCCTGGTGGGCACCATGGAGCTGCTGGAGCCGGAGGAGCGCGAGCTGGTGGCCGGCTACGTGCTCAACAAGTTCCGCGGCGACGCCTCCCTGCTGACCCCGGCGTACGAGTTCATGCAGCAGCGCACCGGCCGCACCGTGCTGGGCGTTGTCCCCCATAGTGATGCCCTCGGCCTGCCCGAGGAGGACTCCGTGAGCTTCAAGAGCGGGCTGGCTCCGGCCTGCGCCCGATTTGCGGACAGGAAATGCGCGGACATCGCCATTGCCGTGGCCGACCTGCCCCATATCTCCAACTTTACCGACGGCGACGCCCTGGCCGGCGAGCCCGACGTCTCCATCTACCGCGCCCGCACGCCGGACGAGCTGGCCGACGCCGACGTCATCCTGCTGCCCGGCTCCAAAAACACCCTGGCCGATCTGGACTGGCTCCAGGCCACCGGCATGGCAGGGGCTGTCACGGCCGCCGCCGCACGCGGCGTGGAGATCGTCGGCATCTGCGGCGGCTTCCAGATGCTCGGCGCAACCATCGCCGATCCGCACGGCCTGGAGTCCGACCGCCTCAGCGCCCGCGGGCTGGGGCTGCTGCCCGTCCATACAACCATGGGCCGGGACAAGACCCTGGTGCGGCAAAGCGCTGTTCACCTGGACACGGAAGAACCCGTGACCGGCTACGAGATCCACCACGGGGCCACCGCGCTGGAAAATGACTCGGCCTCGACGGATCACGAGAGCTCCGGCCCCGCGCACACCGCCTTCCGCACCGAGGACGGCGCCGTCCTGGGCTACGCCTCCCGCGGCGGTCGCGTCTGGGGCACCTACCTGCACGGCGTGTTCGATGCCGACGCCTTCCGCCGACGCTGGCTCGATACCCTTCGCACGCGTAAGAACCTCGCGCCTATCCGTACAATTGTAGCCCCTTACGACATCGAGCCGGCTCTGGACCGCCTCGCCGACCTTGTCCGCCAGCACGTGGACTGGCGCTCCCTGTACCACCGCATCGGCCTGCGCTGA
- a CDS encoding autotransporter domain-containing protein → MTNPFDTGAGSFRQALVDASSGDTISFAIGYDSTITVSSSLLVNKNVSLLNNSGYSVQLVDATNGHGIEVVSNTVLDIGGASPLTIGASTTGGTSAIGIYTPSGGYTVDSLGENTTINAQAAASNAYGMSVSTSIEIGTLAGAVNATSTDSYASGLYTGSGDIDISTLSGAVSATSTGGLSQASGLSSSSGDINIDTLAGAVNATSAGYNVFGLHLSSGDIDIGTLSGSVSATGTGGIGYAYGLYSNSGNIDIDTLSGAVSATSISSAHGLYSNSGNIDIDTLSGAVSAASSSGYAYGLYSDSSAIDIDTLSGAVSAASSSGYAYGLYSDSSAIDIDTLSGSVSASSDSRRAYGLDAGDDLSIGTLSGTVSAMGRDTAYGLYSRHGGIDIGTLSGSVSATSTNGNAFGLNSDGGDINIDTLSGTVSATVSATGGYHALGLYSRHGGIDIGTLSGSVSATGRYNAYGLYSGGGDINIDTLSGTVSAMSTDSDAYGLEAGSDLSIGTLSGTVSATSTHWYAYGLETGNDLSIGTLSGSVSATSTDWYAYGLYSRHGDIDITTLSGAVSATGSGDHSDAYGLYSDSGAIDIGTLSGAVSATGSGNYSDAYGLYSDSGSIDIGTLSGTVSARSEDYRAFGIKSFGLLNGGDSATPAKITGMVSAVGGSYASAIEADGATNLYVAGTLYAEDTSGGGNAWAVKTGGADDLLTLATGASITGMVDLGGGADILTLLGSGTATDQFMNIEDLVVGDGSAPTRWEWGEGTGTTHFDAVDILSNAALQVGAGAVINSPVSVHAGGTLGGYGTVAGNVVNSGTVSPGGSIGTLTINGDYTQTAGGALFMELGTYTQDQLVVTGAANLDGALILVPEAGALFRGGTSWTVLTADGGINGGFRSTSILSSSPTLTFQSTQAGGVLSVSTYRSTPYTAFALGERTMGLAQLLTSAAGDATGEMAEMLAGLDFSSGAEISYAMESLSAESYGAFSQSALEGGRALTAAQRAGLRSGGVAPGRTYIGDLNQGGGTSDAPQSTGLAADEAGATTPELTVFLEPFGMHANQGSSSDRVGYDAMTWGLAAGFLYHPTENWTLGIAPGFFSQSLQEDGPGDGDGSVVEWSVAALIGYQTDDFYMDAMARLGFDSFRSNKDLVLPGMPRSADARWNGTNLTFALGGGYDFHAGGFTFGPVGSLAWSNLHEDSFEEKDAGLLGQHIRARNSQSLNTELGARITRTFESEYGDITPELRMVWNAEWLDGGRSITSSFIGYAGGRYSAQLADQRYHSGLLDAGLTWAVTDRFSIVARTSVELFRPDHDSLSGSLRLQYAF, encoded by the coding sequence GTGACCAATCCGTTCGATACAGGCGCCGGCTCTTTTCGCCAAGCCCTGGTGGACGCGAGCTCGGGCGATACCATTTCATTCGCCATTGGCTACGATTCCACCATCACCGTGTCGTCCTCCCTCCTGGTCAATAAGAATGTGTCGTTGCTCAACAATTCCGGGTACTCAGTCCAGTTGGTGGATGCGACGAATGGACACGGCATTGAGGTCGTATCAAACACTGTTCTGGATATCGGCGGAGCGTCCCCGCTCACGATTGGCGCGTCGACTACAGGTGGTACATCGGCAATCGGGATATACACCCCGTCGGGCGGGTACACGGTCGACAGCCTGGGCGAGAATACCACGATCAACGCGCAGGCGGCGGCATCGAACGCGTACGGCATGTCTGTCAGTACCAGCATCGAAATAGGCACGCTCGCGGGTGCCGTGAACGCCACGAGTACAGACTCCTACGCCTCTGGGCTGTATACGGGTTCCGGCGACATCGACATCAGCACGCTGTCCGGGGCTGTGAGCGCCACGAGCACAGGCGGCTTAAGCCAAGCCTCTGGACTGTCTTCGTCTTCAGGCGACATTAACATCGACACGCTCGCGGGTGCCGTGAACGCCACGAGTGCAGGCTACAACGTCTTTGGTCTGCATTTGAGCTCTGGCGATATCGACATCGGCACGCTGTCCGGCTCGGTAAGCGCCACGGGTACCGGTGGCATCGGCTACGCCTATGGTCTGTATTCGAATTCAGGCAACATCGATATCGACACGCTGTCCGGGGCTGTGAGCGCCACGAGCATAAGCTCAGCCCATGGTCTGTATTCGAATTCAGGCAACATCGATATCGACACGCTGTCCGGGGCTGTGAGCGCCGCGAGTTCCAGCGGGTACGCTTATGGGCTGTATTCGGATTCCAGCGCCATCGATATCGACACGCTGTCCGGGGCTGTGAGCGCCGCGAGTTCCAGCGGGTACGCTTATGGGCTGTATTCGGATTCCAGCGCCATCGATATCGACACGCTGTCCGGTTCGGTAAGCGCCTCGAGCGATAGCCGCCGAGCTTATGGGCTGGATGCAGGCGATGACCTGAGTATTGGTACCCTGTCCGGCACGGTGAGCGCCATGGGCAGAGACACCGCCTATGGGCTGTATTCGAGGCACGGCGGCATCGACATCGGCACGCTGTCCGGATCAGTCAGCGCCACGAGTACAAACGGCAACGCCTTTGGGCTGAATTCGGATGGAGGTGACATCAACATAGATACGCTGTCCGGCACGGTCAGCGCCACGGTCAGCGCCACGGGCGGATACCACGCTCTTGGGCTGTATTCGAGGCACGGCGGCATCGACATCGGCACGCTGTCCGGATCAGTCAGCGCCACGGGCAGATACAACGCCTATGGGCTGTATTCGGGTGGAGGTGACATCAACATAGATACCCTGTCCGGCACGGTCAGCGCTATGAGTACAGACTCCGACGCCTATGGACTGGAAGCAGGCAGTGACCTGAGTATTGGTACCCTGTCCGGCACGGTGAGCGCCACAAGTACCCACTGGTATGCCTATGGGCTGGAAACAGGCAATGACCTGAGTATTGGTACGCTGTCCGGATCAGTCAGCGCTACGAGTACCGACTGGTACGCCTATGGGCTGTATTCGAGGCACGGCGACATCGACATAACCACGCTGTCCGGGGCTGTGAGCGCCACGGGCTCAGGCGACCACAGCGATGCCTATGGGCTGTATTCGGATTCCGGTGCCATCGACATCGGCACACTGTCCGGCGCGGTCAGCGCCACGGGCTCAGGCAACTACAGCGATGCCTATGGGCTGTATTCGGATTCAGGCTCCATCGACATCGGCACACTCTCCGGCACTGTCAGCGCCAGGAGCGAAGATTACAGGGCCTTTGGCATCAAATCCTTTGGTCTCCTCAACGGCGGCGATTCAGCCACGCCCGCGAAGATCACAGGCATGGTCTCGGCAGTTGGCGGTAGCTACGCATCGGCCATAGAAGCAGACGGTGCGACGAACCTCTATGTGGCCGGCACACTGTACGCCGAGGACACCTCGGGAGGCGGCAACGCCTGGGCCGTGAAGACCGGGGGCGCGGACGACCTCCTGACCCTGGCCACAGGCGCATCCATCACCGGCATGGTGGACCTGGGCGGCGGCGCGGACATCCTGACCCTGCTTGGCTCCGGAACCGCCACGGACCAGTTCATGAACATCGAAGATCTGGTGGTGGGCGACGGCTCCGCTCCCACGCGCTGGGAGTGGGGCGAGGGCACGGGAACCACACACTTCGACGCCGTGGACATCCTGTCCAACGCGGCGCTGCAGGTGGGAGCCGGCGCGGTTATCAACAGCCCGGTCTCGGTCCATGCCGGCGGCACCCTGGGTGGCTACGGCACCGTGGCCGGCAACGTAGTGAACTCGGGCACGGTGAGCCCTGGCGGCTCTATCGGCACCCTGACCATCAATGGCGACTACACCCAGACCGCCGGCGGCGCGCTGTTCATGGAGCTGGGCACATACACCCAGGACCAGCTCGTCGTGACCGGCGCGGCGAACCTCGACGGCGCCCTTATTCTTGTGCCCGAAGCTGGTGCGCTGTTCCGCGGCGGCACGAGCTGGACCGTGCTTACCGCGGACGGCGGTATCAACGGCGGGTTCCGTTCCACCTCCATACTTTCCAGCTCGCCGACACTCACCTTCCAGAGCACGCAAGCCGGTGGCGTCCTCAGCGTGAGCACCTATCGCTCGACGCCGTACACGGCCTTTGCCCTGGGCGAACGCACCATGGGGCTGGCCCAGTTGCTGACCTCGGCAGCGGGCGATGCCACGGGCGAGATGGCCGAGATGCTGGCCGGGCTGGACTTCTCCTCCGGAGCCGAAATCAGCTACGCCATGGAGTCGCTCTCGGCCGAGTCCTACGGCGCCTTCAGCCAGAGCGCCCTGGAAGGCGGCCGGGCCCTGACCGCGGCCCAGCGCGCCGGCCTGCGCAGCGGCGGCGTGGCCCCGGGCCGCACCTACATCGGCGACCTGAACCAGGGCGGCGGCACCAGCGATGCCCCACAAAGCACGGGGCTGGCCGCGGACGAGGCGGGCGCGACCACGCCCGAGCTCACCGTGTTCCTGGAGCCATTCGGCATGCACGCCAACCAGGGTTCCAGCAGCGACCGCGTAGGCTACGACGCCATGACCTGGGGCCTTGCCGCCGGGTTCCTCTACCACCCGACCGAGAACTGGACCCTGGGCATCGCGCCGGGCTTCTTCTCCCAGAGCCTGCAGGAGGACGGCCCGGGCGACGGCGATGGCAGCGTGGTGGAGTGGTCCGTGGCAGCTTTGATTGGCTATCAGACAGACGATTTCTATATGGATGCCATGGCCCGCCTGGGCTTTGACAGCTTTCGCTCCAACAAGGATCTGGTGCTGCCGGGCATGCCGCGCTCGGCCGACGCCCGATGGAATGGCACCAACCTGACTTTCGCCCTCGGCGGCGGCTACGACTTCCACGCCGGCGGCTTCACCTTCGGCCCGGTCGGCTCCCTGGCCTGGAGCAACCTGCACGAGGACAGCTTCGAGGAAAAGGACGCCGGCCTGCTGGGCCAGCACATCCGCGCGCGGAACTCGCAGTCTTTGAATACGGAGCTGGGCGCGCGCATCACCCGGACCTTCGAGAGCGAGTACGGCGATATCACGCCGGAGCTGCGCATGGTCTGGAACGCCGAGTGGCTGGACGGCGGCCGCAGCATCACCTCGTCCTTCATCGGCTACGCCGGGGGCAGGTACTCGGCGCAGCTGGCCGACCAGCGCTACCATTCCGGCCTGCTGGACGCGGGGCTCACATGGGCCGTGACCGACCGGTTCAGCATCGTGGCGCGGACCAGCGTGGAGCTTTTCCGGCCGGACCACGACTCCCTGTCCGGCAGCCTGCGCCTGCAGTACGCATTCTAG
- a CDS encoding linear amide C-N hydrolase has product MLRILIPMLVLLLIAAPAIACTDFVLQAKDGAIINGRSMDFAVNDQAQVTVYPQGKEWTSEAPGKAKRFQWTQRYGFLGFSVLGQSVSTDGMNEKGLSAKVLWLPSVGYQTVPKGQEERALDIGLVPDWILGSFSTVAEVKKALPEVIVWGKSLPGLDSVPVLHLAVHDADGNSMVAEWIDGKLNIYDNPLGVMTNEPPLPMQWANLRNYVNLSPWMQKDLQLDGVAIAGTGNGSGLLGLPGDCTPPSRFVRTAVLKKFAYQPEKAEDAVIFARHLLNQVDVMPGVSREKSQQGEMADYTQWIAIEDLTNRVLYFADYNDQTLRSIDLKALDFTRSDYAPIPVAKTTGNAILDVTPR; this is encoded by the coding sequence GTGTTACGCATTCTCATTCCCATGTTGGTCCTGCTCCTGATTGCCGCGCCGGCCATAGCCTGCACGGATTTTGTGCTGCAGGCCAAAGACGGCGCCATCATCAACGGCCGCTCCATGGACTTTGCCGTCAACGACCAGGCCCAGGTAACCGTGTATCCCCAGGGCAAGGAGTGGACCTCCGAGGCGCCCGGAAAGGCGAAGAGGTTCCAGTGGACGCAACGCTACGGTTTTCTGGGATTCTCCGTCCTCGGGCAAAGTGTTTCCACTGACGGCATGAACGAAAAAGGCCTTTCGGCCAAGGTTCTCTGGCTCCCGTCCGTGGGGTATCAAACTGTGCCCAAAGGCCAGGAGGAACGCGCCCTGGACATCGGCCTGGTGCCGGATTGGATTCTCGGCAGCTTCAGCACCGTGGCCGAGGTCAAGAAAGCCCTGCCCGAGGTGATAGTCTGGGGAAAAAGCCTGCCCGGTCTGGACAGCGTGCCGGTGCTGCATCTTGCCGTGCACGACGCTGACGGAAACAGCATGGTGGCGGAATGGATCGACGGCAAGCTGAACATCTACGACAACCCGCTGGGCGTTATGACCAACGAGCCGCCGCTGCCCATGCAGTGGGCCAACCTCCGCAACTACGTGAACCTTTCGCCGTGGATGCAGAAGGACCTGCAGCTGGACGGCGTGGCGATTGCCGGCACGGGCAACGGCTCCGGCCTGCTCGGCCTGCCGGGCGACTGCACCCCGCCCTCCCGTTTCGTGCGCACCGCCGTGCTCAAGAAGTTCGCTTACCAGCCGGAAAAGGCCGAGGACGCCGTGATCTTCGCCCGGCACCTGCTGAATCAGGTGGACGTGATGCCGGGGGTCAGCCGCGAGAAAAGCCAGCAAGGTGAGATGGCCGACTACACGCAGTGGATCGCCATCGAGGACCTGACCAACCGCGTGCTCTACTTTGCCGATTACAACGACCAGACTCTGCGGTCCATCGACCTCAAGGCGCTGGACTTCACCCGCTCGGATTACGCGCCCATTCCCGTGGCCAAAACCACTGGCAACGCCATCCTGGACGTGACGCCGCGCTAG
- a CDS encoding MFS transporter has protein sequence MTTHSRCADDRTTSFGSSFSHMWRALRHRNFKLFVAGQGISLIGNWMTRLATAWLVYHLTHSAVLLGITGFAGQILTFLLAPFAGVWIEGLDRRKLLICTQAAAAVQSLILAGLTLSGSITFTEVILLTTFQGLINAFDMPGRQAFLVEMLGDRNDLDNAIAINSSMVNGARLIGPAIAGVVIGIVGEGWCFLIDGVSYFAVIASLLMMRITVQNTQRNKARMIDQLREGWDYVRTFIPIRTILLLFALVSLVGYPYTVLMPIFAAKVLHGGADTLGWLTGSMGVGALISALSLMFRRSVVGLTRMLQIASALFGCALILFGLSDKLWLSLLLMPLVGFGMTQVLAISNTIIQTLVPDDKRARVMSYYTMMFFGMMPFGSLLEGALAHRIGAPHTVILSGSICLLGTVWFTRQLPRVRAVMRPIYQEMGLLPALDTDLLVDKRDKPI, from the coding sequence ATGACCACACACTCCCGCTGCGCCGACGATCGCACGACCTCGTTCGGCAGCTCTTTTTCGCACATGTGGCGGGCCTTGCGGCACCGCAACTTCAAGCTCTTTGTCGCCGGGCAGGGTATCTCGCTCATCGGCAACTGGATGACGCGGCTGGCCACGGCCTGGCTCGTCTACCACCTGACCCACTCCGCGGTGCTGCTCGGCATCACCGGGTTTGCCGGGCAGATCCTCACGTTTTTGCTGGCGCCGTTCGCAGGCGTCTGGATCGAGGGCCTGGACCGTCGCAAGCTGCTGATCTGCACCCAAGCCGCCGCCGCGGTGCAGTCCCTGATCCTGGCCGGGCTCACGCTGTCGGGCAGCATCACGTTCACAGAGGTCATCCTGCTCACCACGTTTCAAGGCTTGATCAACGCGTTCGACATGCCAGGACGCCAGGCCTTTCTCGTGGAGATGCTCGGGGACCGCAACGACCTGGACAACGCCATCGCCATCAACTCCTCCATGGTGAACGGCGCACGGCTGATCGGCCCGGCCATCGCCGGCGTGGTCATCGGCATTGTCGGCGAAGGCTGGTGCTTCCTGATCGACGGCGTCAGCTACTTCGCCGTAATCGCGTCCCTGCTGATGATGCGCATCACGGTCCAGAACACGCAGCGCAACAAGGCGCGCATGATCGACCAGCTGCGCGAGGGCTGGGACTACGTCCGCACATTCATCCCCATCCGCACCATCCTGCTGCTCTTCGCGCTCGTCAGCCTGGTGGGCTACCCCTACACCGTGCTGATGCCGATCTTTGCCGCCAAGGTGCTGCACGGCGGCGCCGACACCCTGGGCTGGCTGACCGGCTCCATGGGAGTCGGCGCGCTGATCTCGGCGCTATCCCTCATGTTCCGCCGATCGGTTGTCGGGCTGACACGCATGCTCCAGATCGCTTCGGCCCTGTTCGGGTGTGCGCTGATTCTCTTCGGCCTCTCCGATAAGTTGTGGCTGTCGCTGCTCCTGATGCCCCTTGTCGGGTTCGGCATGACGCAGGTCCTGGCCATCAGCAACACCATCATCCAAACGCTTGTGCCGGACGATAAACGCGCCCGCGTCATGAGCTACTACACCATGATGTTCTTCGGCATGATGCCGTTCGGCAGCCTGCTGGAGGGCGCGCTGGCCCACCGGATAGGAGCGCCTCACACCGTTATCCTCAGCGGCTCCATCTGCCTCCTCGGCACGGTCTGGTTCACGCGCCAACTGCCCAGAGTGCGCGCAGTGATGCGGCCGATCTATCAGGAGATGGGCCTGCTGCCCGCCCTCGACACGGACCTGCTGGTGGACAAGCGCGACAAGCCGATCTGA
- a CDS encoding MarR family winged helix-turn-helix transcriptional regulator, whose amino-acid sequence MTQQPLDSSVREFGQAMRQLVRRIRAAGASHELSWTQVVVIGRLFKEGPATIADLARDEGMKPQSMRTLIAGLESMGIVERLPHPTDGRSVHIALTQKGVAIRTSARDARRTWLAHAIAQLDAEEQDTLFAATEIIKRLSTL is encoded by the coding sequence ATGACACAACAGCCACTCGACAGCTCTGTGCGTGAGTTCGGCCAGGCCATGCGGCAGCTGGTGCGACGCATTCGCGCGGCCGGCGCTTCGCACGAGCTCAGCTGGACCCAGGTCGTCGTTATCGGACGCCTGTTCAAGGAAGGGCCTGCGACCATTGCCGATCTGGCGCGCGACGAAGGCATGAAACCCCAGTCCATGCGGACCCTCATCGCAGGGCTCGAATCCATGGGGATTGTCGAGCGCTTGCCGCACCCCACCGATGGCCGGAGCGTACATATCGCCCTCACCCAGAAAGGCGTCGCCATCCGGACCAGCGCCCGGGACGCCAGACGGACATGGCTGGCGCACGCCATTGCCCAGCTCGATGCAGAGGAACAGGACACCCTGTTTGCCGCCACCGAGATCATCAAGCGCCTCAGCACATTATGA
- a CDS encoding HNH endonuclease, with the protein MRGNIISYLDMCKREGVSLQRGMNFNANNQYSVILMSVRKNSPYRDEIKENGAVLIYEGHDVPKGKGIDPKVIDQEGEVSSGRLTENGKFHLAAQEYKKNEQTPRIVQVYEKIKQGIWSDNGLFKLVDSWMEFDEIRNVYKFKLRVMEEGTHSHENNTELVQVERSRIIPTQVKLEVWKRDGGKCAVCGATDELHFDHIVPFSKGGTSLKAENIQLLCARHNLQKRDKIQ; encoded by the coding sequence ATGAGGGGTAATATTATTTCGTATCTGGATATGTGCAAGCGTGAAGGTGTGAGCCTGCAACGTGGAATGAATTTTAATGCAAACAATCAATATTCTGTCATATTGATGTCGGTAAGGAAAAATTCACCATATAGGGATGAGATTAAAGAAAATGGGGCAGTATTAATTTATGAAGGTCATGATGTCCCAAAGGGTAAAGGAATTGATCCTAAAGTAATAGATCAAGAAGGAGAGGTAAGTTCTGGAAGACTCACAGAAAACGGGAAGTTTCATTTAGCGGCTCAAGAATATAAAAAGAATGAACAGACGCCAAGAATTGTCCAAGTCTATGAAAAAATAAAACAAGGTATTTGGTCAGATAACGGATTATTCAAGTTGGTTGACTCATGGATGGAATTCGATGAAATTCGGAATGTGTATAAATTTAAGCTTCGGGTTATGGAAGAAGGAACACATAGTCACGAGAATAATACAGAGCTTGTTCAAGTTGAGAGGAGTCGAATCATCCCAACACAAGTGAAACTAGAAGTGTGGAAAAGGGATGGAGGAAAATGTGCAGTATGTGGTGCAACAGATGAACTACATTTCGATCATATTGTCCCATTCTCGAAAGGTGGAACATCGTTAAAAGCGGAAAATATTCAATTGCTTTGTGCAAGGCATAATCTGCAAAAACGAGATAAAATCCAATAG
- a CDS encoding IS481 family transposase, protein MTTKRKVARRKMSLLELATELGNVSKACKIMGYSRQQFYEIRRNYQTFGAEGLLDRLPGPRGPHPNRVDEAVEQAILDYCLAHPTHGPLRVAQQLVLQGVQVSSGGVRGVWSRHGLLTRHERLLRLEKSVREQRLELSDEQIRVLERFSPEFRDRHIETRHTGDLVAVDTFFVGTLKGVGRVYLQSVIDCHSRYAWGRLYTTKLPVTAVHVLNEDVLPFFEEHIARISTILSDNGREFCGRPDKHPYELFLQLEGIEHRTTQVRRPQSNGFVERLHRTLLDEHFRIKGREKWYESVEEMQEDLDSYLNHYNRERTHQGRGMDGRVPYQAFLDGIVTDEAEVEKEEAA, encoded by the coding sequence ATGACCACGAAACGCAAAGTAGCACGAAGGAAGATGAGTCTGCTAGAGCTGGCCACTGAATTGGGCAACGTCAGCAAAGCGTGCAAAATCATGGGCTATTCCAGGCAGCAGTTCTACGAGATCCGGCGCAACTACCAGACCTTCGGCGCCGAAGGTCTATTGGACCGCCTGCCCGGGCCGCGAGGCCCGCACCCCAACCGCGTCGACGAGGCTGTCGAGCAGGCCATTCTCGACTACTGCTTGGCTCACCCCACGCACGGACCGCTCCGCGTCGCCCAACAGCTTGTCCTGCAAGGCGTCCAGGTCAGCTCCGGCGGTGTCCGCGGCGTCTGGAGCCGGCACGGCTTGCTCACACGCCACGAGCGGTTGCTGCGGCTGGAGAAGAGCGTGCGAGAGCAGCGTTTGGAGCTCTCGGACGAACAAATCCGCGTCCTGGAGCGCTTCAGTCCCGAGTTTCGCGACCGGCACATCGAGACGCGTCACACCGGCGATCTTGTGGCCGTGGACACCTTCTTCGTGGGCACGCTCAAGGGCGTTGGACGCGTGTATTTGCAGTCGGTTATCGACTGCCACAGCCGCTATGCCTGGGGCCGACTCTACACCACCAAGTTGCCGGTTACCGCGGTTCACGTGCTCAATGAGGACGTGCTGCCGTTCTTCGAGGAGCACATCGCGCGCATTTCGACGATTCTCTCGGACAACGGTCGCGAGTTCTGCGGTCGCCCGGACAAGCATCCGTACGAATTGTTCTTGCAATTAGAAGGGATTGAGCACCGGACAACGCAGGTTCGCCGGCCGCAGAGCAACGGCTTTGTGGAGCGGTTGCATCGGACATTGCTCGACGAGCATTTCCGCATCAAGGGCCGCGAGAAGTGGTACGAATCGGTGGAGGAAATGCAAGAGGATCTGGACAGTTACCTGAACCACTACAACCGGGAACGCACCCATCAGGGCCGCGGCATGGACGGCCGAGTGCCCTACCAGGCGTTCCTGGATGGCATCGTAACCGACGAGGCAGAGGTAGAAAAAGAAGAAGCAGCGTAG